In Rhodobacteraceae bacterium LMO-JJ12, a single window of DNA contains:
- a CDS encoding YcjF family protein — protein sequence MTNGPVLIDLEGKPNPSPAEAPPVPDTAELPEGRAMQTMAALATARPSRLAKWFWGLLGALLMAMISVAAWDFTTALIARSPILGYGITALVVAFVLVLAVIALRELAAFSRLKRMDSLHHSAAEALLTDDLDAARDVVARLDSLYSGRESLKWGRERLKERAPEQFDAQTLLSLAEAELMTPLDAAATKQVEAAARQVATVTALVPLALADVVVALTSNLRMIRRVAEIYGGRSGTLGSWRLTRAVLTHLVATGAVAMGDDMIGSLAGGGLLSKLSRRFGEGVVNGALTARVGVAAIEVCRPLPFSRGKRPSVSGLVSRALAGLFGGGK from the coding sequence ATGACCAACGGCCCCGTTCTGATCGACCTCGAAGGCAAACCGAACCCAAGCCCCGCCGAAGCACCACCCGTGCCCGACACTGCCGAACTGCCCGAAGGGCGCGCGATGCAGACCATGGCGGCGCTGGCCACGGCGCGCCCCTCACGGCTGGCGAAATGGTTCTGGGGTCTTCTGGGCGCATTGCTGATGGCGATGATCTCGGTCGCTGCGTGGGATTTCACCACGGCGCTGATCGCGCGCTCGCCAATTCTGGGCTATGGCATCACTGCGCTGGTGGTGGCGTTCGTTCTGGTCCTTGCTGTGATTGCCCTGCGCGAATTGGCGGCATTTTCCCGCCTCAAACGCATGGATAGCTTGCATCACTCTGCCGCCGAAGCCCTTCTGACGGATGATCTCGACGCGGCGCGCGATGTGGTGGCCCGGCTCGACAGCCTCTATTCCGGGCGCGAGTCGCTGAAATGGGGGCGTGAGCGTCTGAAAGAGCGTGCGCCCGAACAATTTGACGCCCAAACCCTGCTTTCGCTGGCCGAAGCCGAACTGATGACGCCGCTCGATGCTGCCGCCACCAAACAGGTCGAAGCCGCCGCGCGTCAGGTTGCCACCGTGACGGCACTGGTGCCGCTGGCGCTGGCTGATGTTGTGGTCGCGCTCACCTCCAATCTGCGCATGATCCGACGCGTGGCCGAGATTTATGGCGGGCGTTCAGGCACCTTGGGAAGCTGGCGGCTCACCCGCGCGGTGCTGACCCATCTGGTTGCCACAGGCGCTGTCGCCATGGGTGATGACATGATTGGCTCGCTTGCCGGGGGTGGCCTTCTTTCCAAACTGTCGCGCCGCTTTGGCGAAGGCGTGGTCAATGGCGCACTCACGGCCCGCGTCGGTGTTGCCGCGATCGAAGTCTGTCGCCCATTGCCGTTTTCGCGCGGCAAGCGCCCGTCGGTCTCGGGTCTGGTCAGCCGCGCTCTGGCCGGGCTGTTTGGGGGCGGCAAATGA
- a CDS encoding C4-dicarboxylate TRAP transporter substrate-binding protein, with amino-acid sequence MKNFVAKGVAVAALSMGGLLGAPMAMAEDISVTVVAGHPPVFRWVKHANQTFIPAVDAALEGTDYKINWSEQYGGSLAKVGDELEAVEEGLAEIGLVSSLFDPAKLSVQNVTYFTPFVSSDSTAVSGWMDKLQESNTDMKAAWAENGLEYLGGGIGIDDYLLMTTFPVNSIADLNGHKIAAPGPAVNWLKGTGAVGVSGNLTTYYNEIKTGVYDGVIVFASAALPGKLHEVAPYITKVGFGAQYAGGIAANKDWYDSLAPEVQAALKAAAQADAVAYQQDLDASVTKFLGLMQEQGATVSEVDQAFREEWAAGMDNVAMLWAKQLDSEGKAGTAVLKAYMDTMRAAGATPVRNWDQE; translated from the coding sequence ATGAAGAATTTCGTAGCAAAAGGCGTGGCGGTTGCCGCGCTATCCATGGGCGGGCTGCTCGGTGCGCCGATGGCCATGGCCGAAGATATCTCGGTCACAGTTGTGGCCGGGCATCCACCGGTTTTCCGCTGGGTGAAACATGCCAATCAGACCTTTATTCCCGCGGTCGATGCCGCGCTGGAAGGGACGGATTACAAGATCAACTGGTCCGAACAATATGGCGGATCATTGGCCAAGGTCGGCGATGAGTTGGAAGCGGTCGAAGAAGGGTTGGCCGAGATCGGGCTGGTGTCGTCGCTGTTTGATCCGGCCAAGCTCTCTGTGCAGAACGTGACCTATTTCACGCCTTTCGTATCAAGCGATTCCACTGCCGTTTCGGGCTGGATGGACAAGCTTCAGGAGAGCAATACCGACATGAAGGCGGCTTGGGCGGAAAATGGTTTGGAGTATCTTGGCGGCGGCATCGGGATTGATGACTATCTGTTGATGACCACATTCCCGGTCAATTCCATTGCCGATCTCAACGGCCACAAGATCGCGGCCCCCGGTCCGGCGGTGAACTGGCTCAAAGGCACTGGCGCGGTGGGCGTTTCAGGCAACCTGACCACCTATTACAACGAGATCAAGACTGGCGTTTATGACGGTGTGATCGTTTTTGCCAGCGCCGCGCTTCCGGGCAAGCTGCACGAGGTGGCGCCCTATATCACCAAGGTCGGCTTTGGCGCGCAATATGCCGGCGGGATCGCCGCCAACAAGGATTGGTATGACAGCCTTGCACCCGAAGTTCAGGCCGCGCTGAAAGCAGCGGCGCAGGCCGATGCCGTGGCCTATCAGCAGGACCTTGATGCTTCGGTCACCAAGTTTCTTGGGCTGATGCAGGAACAGGGCGCGACCGTGAGCGAAGTGGATCAGGCGTTTCGCGAGGAGTGGGCCGCGGGCATGGACAATGTTGCCATGCTCTGGGCCAAGCAGCTTGATAGCGAAGGCAAGGCCGGGACCGCCGTTCTCAAGGCCTATATGGACACGATGCGCGCCGCCGGTGCGACACCTGTGCGCAACTGGGATCAGGAATGA
- a CDS encoding YcjX family protein: MVISRLADSISRGVGAVGDTVSGALFEPVIRLGVTGLARSGKTVFITSLIANLMDRGRMPGLLAAQEGRIEAAFLQPQPDDTVPRFDFEAHLGALTASAPHWPDSTRAISELRLSLRVRPSGLLAGFTGARTVHLDIVDYPGEWLLDLGLMEKSFAEWSDETLSRIAPRAEAEAYLALASATDGAAPLDEPSAQTLARSFTTYLTSARDAGYYDCTPGRFLLPGDLAGSPVLTFAPLPKPHSPPRRSLWREMERRFEAYKARVVKPFFRDHFARIDRQVVLVDVLGAIHNGPKAVEDMRAGLTDILGAFRPGRNAFLTRLLMGKRVEKILFAATKADHLHHSQHDRLTAIMKALVRDATDRADFAGAETSAMALASLRATVEETHQHDGKALDCVRGTLLDTGKQAAFYAGDLPVDPAKLLGPARDGADKWLTGDYGVMRFAPAPMTLKPGVGPPHIRLDRAAQFLLGDKL; encoded by the coding sequence GTGGTAATTTCAAGGCTGGCAGACAGCATTTCACGCGGTGTCGGGGCGGTGGGCGACACCGTGTCGGGCGCGTTGTTTGAACCCGTGATCCGGCTCGGTGTCACCGGGCTTGCGCGGTCTGGCAAAACCGTGTTCATCACATCCCTCATCGCCAACCTGATGGATCGTGGCCGCATGCCGGGGCTTCTGGCGGCTCAGGAAGGCCGCATCGAGGCCGCCTTCCTGCAACCTCAACCCGACGATACCGTGCCGCGGTTTGACTTTGAGGCACACCTCGGCGCGCTCACCGCTTCTGCGCCGCACTGGCCCGACAGCACGCGTGCAATTTCCGAGTTGCGCCTTTCGCTGCGGGTGCGCCCTTCGGGCCTGCTGGCGGGGTTCACGGGTGCGCGCACGGTGCATCTTGATATCGTCGATTATCCCGGTGAATGGCTGCTTGATCTCGGCCTGATGGAGAAAAGCTTTGCCGAGTGGAGCGATGAAACCCTTTCCCGTATTGCCCCGCGCGCCGAGGCAGAAGCCTATCTCGCGCTTGCCAGCGCGACCGATGGCGCCGCGCCGCTTGATGAGCCCAGTGCCCAGACGCTGGCCCGTAGTTTCACGACCTATCTCACCAGCGCCCGCGACGCCGGATATTACGACTGCACGCCGGGGCGGTTTCTTCTGCCCGGCGATCTGGCCGGTAGCCCTGTGCTGACCTTTGCGCCACTTCCAAAGCCCCACAGCCCGCCGCGTCGTTCGCTCTGGCGCGAGATGGAGCGCCGCTTTGAGGCTTATAAAGCCCGCGTTGTGAAACCTTTCTTTCGCGATCATTTCGCCCGCATTGATCGTCAGGTCGTTCTGGTCGACGTGCTGGGCGCGATCCACAATGGCCCCAAGGCCGTGGAAGACATGCGCGCCGGGCTGACCGACATTCTCGGGGCTTTCCGACCGGGGCGTAACGCCTTCCTCACCCGGCTGTTGATGGGCAAGCGGGTTGAAAAGATCCTCTTTGCCGCGACCAAGGCCGACCATCTGCATCATTCCCAACATGACCGGCTGACCGCGATCATGAAAGCATTGGTGCGCGATGCCACCGACCGCGCCGATTTTGCCGGGGCCGAAACAAGCGCAATGGCGCTGGCCTCGTTGCGCGCCACGGTTGAAGAAACGCATCAACATGACGGCAAAGCGCTCGACTGCGTGCGTGGCACACTTCTGGACACTGGCAAGCAGGCCGCGTTTTATGCCGGCGATCTGCCGGTTGATCCCGCCAAATTGCTCGGGCCCGCCCGCGATGGTGCCGACAAATGGCTTACCGGTGACTATGGCGTCATGCGTTTTGCTCCGGCGCCGATGACGCTCAAACCCGGCGTCGGCCCGCCCCATATCCGGCTCGACAGGGCGGCGCAGTTTCTTCTGGGGGATAAGCTGTGA
- a CDS encoding TRAP transporter small permease subunit gives MAEQTATAGLPGWFITLRRGVDAITQGLNVAGTLLIVAVMLLVNADVIGRGAFDLPISGVPEMVSMSIVAIVFLQIAQTFRMGRMTRTELLLGGLERRSPRTRQALEVVFSLAAIALVWQIITASWPLFRKAWERGTYEGTIGDFIAPIWPVKLIIIIGCAALLVQLVLHGMGALLRLTRKGAS, from the coding sequence ATGGCAGAGCAGACAGCAACAGCCGGGTTGCCCGGATGGTTCATCACGCTCAGACGCGGGGTCGATGCGATCACGCAGGGGCTGAACGTGGCGGGCACGCTCTTGATCGTGGCGGTGATGCTTCTGGTCAATGCCGATGTGATCGGGCGCGGTGCGTTTGATCTACCGATCTCCGGCGTGCCAGAAATGGTTTCGATGTCGATTGTCGCCATTGTCTTCCTGCAAATCGCCCAGACCTTTCGCATGGGCCGGATGACGCGCACCGAACTGCTTCTGGGCGGGTTGGAACGGCGCAGCCCACGGACGCGGCAGGCTTTGGAAGTGGTCTTTTCCCTCGCCGCCATCGCGCTTGTCTGGCAGATCATCACGGCGTCTTGGCCGCTCTTTCGCAAAGCATGGGAGCGCGGCACCTATGAAGGCACCATCGGTGATTTTATCGCGCCGATCTGGCCCGTGAAACTGATCATCATCATCGGTTGCGCCGCCCTTCTGGTGCAGCTTGTGTTGCATGGAATGGGGGCCCTTCTGCGGTTGACCAGAAAGGGCGCATCATGA
- a CDS encoding GNAT family N-acetyltransferase, producing MTLSRPPRRARLWHLPRLARILWAANPRQDRRARLDDLRVLARLLLRGQITHVPGRFGPCGFLARDGVRIHALYTHPHARRQGIGRHLLRHAQHQSPRLELWTAQDNHPARSLYAAHGFYPAALTYGQGNDEGQPDMRLIWQRNAP from the coding sequence GTGACGCTTTCACGCCCGCCGCGCCGCGCCCGGCTTTGGCATCTGCCGCGTCTGGCGCGCATCCTTTGGGCGGCCAATCCGCGTCAAGACCGGCGTGCGCGGCTTGATGATCTGCGCGTGTTGGCGCGTCTGCTGTTGCGCGGGCAGATCACTCATGTGCCGGGGCGCTTTGGCCCGTGCGGTTTTCTTGCCCGTGACGGCGTGCGCATTCACGCGCTCTACACGCATCCACATGCACGACGCCAAGGGATCGGCCGCCATCTTCTGCGTCATGCCCAGCATCAAAGCCCGAGGCTTGAGCTCTGGACCGCGCAAGACAACCATCCTGCCCGCAGCCTCTATGCTGCGCACGGGTTTTACCCTGCCGCGCTCACCTATGGTCAAGGCAATGACGAGGGCCAACCCGACATGCGCCTGATCTGGCAAAGGAACGCCCCATGA
- the truA gene encoding tRNA pseudouridine(38-40) synthase TruA, translating into MPRYALKIEYHGAPFVGWQRQTDLHSVQGAIEAALARLEPGPHNVVAAGRTDAGVHALAQVAHCDLQKSWSPFRLVEALNYHLKPAPVAILDAAEVSDDWHARFSALERRYFFRLLVRRPPATHDKGLVWQVKAPLDLLAMQAGAAHLIGKHDFTTFRSTVCQAESPVKTMDEIAITQVAHDFGTEFQFRLRARSFLHNQVRSIVGTLERVGAGNWAPDDVKTALEARDRAACGPVSPPQGLYLAGVGYPDDPFGAG; encoded by the coding sequence ATGCCCAGATACGCACTTAAAATCGAATATCACGGCGCCCCGTTTGTCGGATGGCAACGGCAAACCGACCTGCACTCGGTTCAGGGGGCAATCGAAGCGGCGCTGGCCCGGCTAGAACCCGGCCCGCACAATGTGGTTGCCGCCGGACGCACCGATGCCGGGGTGCATGCGCTGGCCCAGGTGGCGCATTGTGACCTGCAAAAGAGCTGGAGTCCGTTTCGTCTGGTGGAAGCGTTGAACTATCATCTCAAGCCCGCGCCGGTGGCGATTCTGGATGCCGCAGAAGTGAGCGACGACTGGCACGCGCGGTTCTCGGCGCTTGAGCGGCGGTATTTCTTTCGCCTGCTGGTGCGTCGGCCGCCCGCGACCCACGACAAGGGGCTGGTCTGGCAGGTGAAGGCGCCGCTTGATCTTTTGGCCATGCAGGCCGGGGCCGCGCATCTGATCGGCAAGCATGATTTCACCACCTTCCGCTCAACCGTCTGTCAGGCCGAAAGCCCGGTGAAAACAATGGACGAGATCGCAATCACGCAAGTGGCGCATGACTTTGGCACCGAGTTCCAGTTCCGCTTGCGCGCGCGTTCATTCTTGCACAATCAAGTGCGCTCAATCGTTGGCACATTGGAGCGGGTTGGCGCGGGCAACTGGGCACCTGACGATGTGAAAACCGCGCTTGAAGCCAGAGATCGCGCCGCCTGTGGGCCGGTCAGCCCGCCGCAGGGGTTGTACCTGGCCGGAGTTGGGTATCCCGACGATCCGTTCGGCGCCGGTTGA
- a CDS encoding SDR family oxidoreductase translates to MSRVLVIGAYGMIGAALTRHLLGEGHHVTGLGRSVRTARREFPMLDWVFHDLAHMTIPGDWLPYLRNVDFVVNAAGALQDGPSDNLTAVHGVAIAALAEACAAHDIGLVQISAAGVARDASTHFMRSKAAGDAAIVGIGGAHWILRPGLVLSQTAYGGTGLLRMLAAVPLIQPLAMAQTPIQTIGIDDLARGVSACIRGDIAPGTVADLVEETPHSLRDLTAAMRDWLGFAPARTTLAAPRWAMQLTARGADLLGHLGWRSPLRSTAVETLATGVLGDPAHWQGAGGAPIASLDQTLAAMPARAEDRLAARMRLAMPFVIATLALFWALSALIGLVSLDAAAALMTTRGWPLWLAQLSVAGWALVDFALAAALLWRPTAQRAALGMVAVSLAYLILGSIFTPALWLDPLGPLLKILPGMMLAALAVPMLDAR, encoded by the coding sequence ATGAGCCGGGTTCTGGTCATCGGTGCCTATGGCATGATCGGTGCGGCCCTGACGCGCCATCTGCTCGGGGAAGGTCATCACGTTACCGGGCTGGGCCGTTCGGTGCGCACGGCGCGGCGTGAATTTCCGATGCTCGACTGGGTGTTTCACGACCTTGCGCATATGACGATCCCCGGCGACTGGCTGCCCTATCTCAGAAATGTTGACTTTGTGGTAAACGCCGCAGGCGCCTTGCAGGATGGTCCCTCGGACAACCTCACGGCGGTGCATGGCGTGGCCATCGCCGCACTGGCCGAGGCCTGCGCCGCCCATGACATCGGCCTCGTTCAAATTTCCGCCGCCGGAGTTGCGCGCGATGCCAGCACCCATTTCATGCGCTCCAAGGCGGCGGGCGACGCGGCGATAGTGGGCATCGGCGGCGCGCATTGGATCCTGCGCCCCGGTCTCGTGCTGTCGCAAACCGCCTATGGCGGCACGGGGCTGCTCAGGATGCTGGCCGCAGTGCCGCTGATCCAACCGCTGGCAATGGCCCAAACGCCGATCCAGACCATCGGGATTGACGATCTCGCACGCGGCGTCTCGGCCTGTATTCGTGGTGATATCGCGCCCGGAACGGTGGCCGATCTGGTCGAAGAAACACCTCACAGCCTGCGCGATCTCACCGCCGCAATGCGCGATTGGCTCGGTTTTGCCCCGGCCCGTACCACGCTCGCCGCGCCGCGCTGGGCCATGCAACTCACCGCCCGCGGGGCCGACCTGCTGGGCCATCTCGGTTGGCGCTCGCCCCTGCGCAGCACTGCGGTTGAGACGTTGGCGACCGGCGTATTGGGCGACCCCGCACATTGGCAGGGCGCTGGCGGCGCGCCCATTGCATCGCTTGATCAAACGCTTGCCGCCATGCCCGCGCGCGCCGAGGATCGCCTGGCGGCGCGCATGCGTCTCGCCATGCCCTTCGTGATTGCCACATTGGCGCTGTTCTGGGCGCTTTCCGCGCTGATTGGCCTCGTCTCCCTCGACGCTGCTGCTGCGCTGATGACAACGCGCGGCTGGCCGCTCTGGCTGGCGCAGCTTTCCGTCGCGGGTTGGGCCTTGGTTGATTTCGCGCTTGCCGCCGCGCTGCTTTGGCGGCCCACCGCACAGCGCGCGGCCCTCGGCATGGTGGCGGTCAGCCTCGCCTACCTGATCCTTGGTAGCATTTTCACGCCTGCACTCTGGCTTGACCCACTCGGCCCGCTCCTGAAAATCCTGCCCGGCATGATGTTGGCGGCACTGGCCGTGCCAATGCTGGACGCGCGCTGA
- a CDS encoding fumarylacetoacetate hydrolase family protein, translated as MRLGTVLFEGHKRVVTPLDDDTLLDLDRAAEMARYETDTFKDMQAVIDEGDYGLEQAEHLLRRVSKRTTLRMEDVTFLPPLMPVQYRDCLVFEDHLFNCLKAFGQPEPQLPPVWYDQPIYYKGNRMSFIGHGQDVIWPGYAEHLDLELELAIVIGKQGKDITREAAADHIFGYTILNDVSARDAQMREMPGQLGPAKGKDFDTGNILGPWILTADEVDHPVALDMEVRVNGARWGGGNSSSMQHDFAAILAHISASETLYPGEVIGSGTVGTGCGLETGKRLAPGDVFELEIEKIGTLRNRIVKPQA; from the coding sequence ATGCGTCTGGGGACTGTTCTGTTTGAAGGCCACAAGCGGGTGGTCACGCCGCTTGATGACGACACGTTGCTTGATCTTGACCGCGCGGCGGAAATGGCCCGCTACGAGACCGATACGTTCAAGGATATGCAGGCGGTGATCGACGAGGGCGACTACGGGCTTGAGCAGGCCGAACACCTGCTGCGCCGCGTCAGTAAACGCACCACGCTGCGCATGGAGGATGTAACATTCCTGCCGCCGCTCATGCCGGTGCAATACCGCGATTGTCTGGTGTTTGAGGATCATCTCTTCAACTGCCTCAAGGCGTTCGGCCAGCCCGAGCCGCAATTGCCCCCGGTCTGGTACGATCAGCCGATCTATTACAAGGGCAACCGGATGAGCTTTATCGGCCATGGGCAGGATGTGATCTGGCCCGGATACGCCGAACATCTCGATCTCGAACTGGAACTGGCCATCGTGATCGGCAAGCAGGGCAAAGACATCACCCGCGAGGCCGCAGCTGACCATATCTTCGGCTATACCATCCTCAACGACGTCTCTGCCCGCGACGCCCAGATGCGCGAAATGCCCGGTCAACTCGGCCCGGCCAAAGGCAAGGATTTCGACACCGGCAATATCCTCGGCCCCTGGATACTGACCGCCGACGAAGTCGACCATCCGGTCGCGCTCGACATGGAAGTACGTGTTAACGGCGCGCGTTGGGGCGGTGGCAATTCCTCCAGCATGCAGCATGATTTCGCCGCTATCCTTGCCCATATCTCGGCCTCCGAAACGCTCTATCCCGGCGAGGTGATCGGCTCGGGAACGGTCGGCACCGGCTGCGGGTTGGAGACCGGCAAGCGGTTGGCGCCCGGCGACGTGTTCGAGCTTGAAATCGAAAAGATCGGCACCCTGCGCAACAGGATCGTGAAACCACAAGCTTGA
- a CDS encoding TRAP transporter large permease: MSPFEIGMMSFGAMVVMIYAGFWVPFALMLSSYVGVWAIKGSPLLAGKLLALAAGETISSYFFGVVPLFVLMGYVVSVTGMGRDAFDVANHLFRRLKGGLGIGTVGANAIFAAITGISIASAAVFTRIAVPEMIRHGYNKRFAVGVVAGSSVLGMLIPPSLLLILYGLLTEQSVGDLFIAGIVPGMLLALAFGFGIWLTAVLRPHWLGEGISDPSEDPLSLGEVAAKGLPIFALITLVLGGIYGGFFTPIEAGAVGCLGAIVIGIIRRSLSWADFWQVLQDTGLVTAAISFLIIAAQMYSRMLALSGVPAEFGNFVAHAEIGYWGVILAYVLLVVLMGAILDSSSIMLILVPLMLPVISGMGVDLIWFGIITVIAVEIGLLTPPFGISVFVIKSALDDPGISLGDIFLGAAPFALLMLFVLALVLAFPVLATGLI; this comes from the coding sequence ATGAGTCCGTTTGAGATTGGCATGATGAGTTTCGGTGCCATGGTGGTGATGATCTATGCCGGGTTCTGGGTGCCTTTTGCCTTGATGCTCAGCTCTTACGTGGGCGTCTGGGCCATAAAAGGCTCGCCGCTCTTGGCCGGTAAATTGCTGGCGCTGGCGGCGGGAGAGACGATCTCATCTTATTTCTTTGGCGTCGTGCCGCTGTTCGTGCTGATGGGCTATGTGGTCAGCGTCACGGGCATGGGGCGCGATGCGTTTGATGTGGCCAACCACCTTTTCCGCCGCCTCAAAGGCGGGCTGGGAATCGGCACAGTCGGGGCGAACGCGATCTTCGCCGCGATCACCGGCATCTCGATCGCCTCTGCTGCCGTTTTTACCCGTATCGCGGTGCCGGAAATGATCCGCCACGGATATAACAAGCGCTTCGCGGTGGGGGTGGTCGCGGGCTCGTCCGTTCTCGGCATGCTGATTCCGCCTTCGCTTCTCCTGATCCTTTATGGCCTGCTGACCGAGCAATCGGTGGGCGATCTTTTCATCGCCGGGATCGTGCCTGGCATGCTTCTGGCGCTGGCCTTTGGCTTTGGCATCTGGCTGACGGCGGTCTTGCGTCCCCACTGGCTGGGCGAGGGGATCTCGGACCCGAGCGAAGACCCGCTTAGCCTCGGCGAGGTGGCGGCCAAGGGCTTGCCGATCTTCGCGCTGATCACTCTGGTTCTGGGCGGTATCTATGGCGGTTTCTTCACCCCGATCGAGGCCGGGGCAGTGGGCTGTCTCGGTGCGATTGTCATCGGGATCATCCGACGCTCGCTCTCGTGGGCCGACTTCTGGCAGGTGTTGCAGGATACCGGATTGGTCACGGCGGCGATTTCATTTCTGATCATCGCCGCACAGATGTATTCACGGATGCTGGCGCTCTCTGGCGTGCCTGCCGAGTTTGGCAATTTCGTTGCCCATGCCGAGATCGGCTATTGGGGCGTCATTCTGGCCTATGTGCTGCTGGTCGTGCTGATGGGCGCGATTCTGGACAGTTCATCAATCATGCTGATCCTCGTGCCGCTGATGCTGCCGGTGATATCGGGCATGGGCGTCGATCTGATCTGGTTTGGCATAATCACGGTAATCGCGGTCGAAATCGGGTTGTTGACGCCGCCCTTTGGCATATCGGTGTTCGTCATCAAATCGGCGCTGGACGACCCCGGCATTTCGCTGGGCGACATCTTTCTCGGTGCCGCGCCCTTTGCCTTGCTGATGTTGTTCGTGCTCGCACTTGTGCTGGCGTTTCCGGTGCTTGCGACGGGGTTGATATGA
- a CDS encoding TetR family transcriptional regulator translates to MDDDLANGLADRAVETGEAEAGGARFDAILDAAEQVFAGSGYDGAALREIARRAGVAQGLIHYHFDNKARLFERVVARRSSQINKARAALLAALRARGVVRLEEVVEALFRPTIEAGIELAEDGGGFARILVSMANSNDPLARDLTETYYDPIAHDYISALREAEPELGQGDAVWAYMFAIGVGMTMMARTGRPLRLSGGLCDDGDADAMLARIVPFICGGIRALISE, encoded by the coding sequence TTGGACGACGATTTGGCAAACGGTTTGGCAGACAGAGCGGTCGAGACGGGCGAAGCCGAGGCCGGAGGGGCGCGGTTCGATGCCATACTGGATGCGGCCGAGCAGGTCTTTGCCGGGTCGGGCTATGACGGGGCGGCGCTGCGCGAGATTGCCCGGCGGGCCGGGGTGGCGCAGGGGTTGATCCATTATCATTTCGACAACAAGGCGCGGCTGTTTGAGCGCGTGGTGGCGCGCCGCTCAAGCCAGATCAACAAGGCACGCGCCGCGCTGTTGGCGGCGTTGCGCGCGCGCGGTGTTGTGCGTCTTGAAGAGGTGGTTGAAGCTCTGTTTCGCCCAACCATCGAGGCCGGTATCGAGCTGGCTGAGGATGGCGGCGGCTTTGCCCGCATCCTGGTGTCGATGGCCAACTCCAACGACCCTTTGGCGCGTGACCTGACCGAGACGTATTACGACCCGATTGCGCATGATTATATCAGCGCGCTGCGCGAGGCAGAGCCGGAGTTGGGGCAGGGCGATGCGGTCTGGGCCTATATGTTCGCCATTGGTGTGGGCATGACGATGATGGCGCGCACCGGGCGCCCGCTGCGGCTGTCGGGCGGCTTGTGTGATGATGGTGATGCCGATGCGATGTTGGCGCGGATTGTGCCGTTTATCTGCGGAGGGATCCGCGCGTTGATTTCAGAATAA
- a CDS encoding cyclase family protein, giving the protein MARRFVDISVPLETGIISDPPIMLPEIEYMTHAQTAEQVMSFFPGLKQEDLPGGEGWAVERMTIATHNGTHLDAPYHHHSTMSNGERAITIDEVPLEWCMNPGVKLDFRHFADGYIVQPEDVEAELKRIGHEIKPLDIVVINTSAGDHYGKPDYLIKGCGMGRAATMYLLERGVRVTGTDAWSWDAPFPLTAQAYAKSHDASIIWEGHRASMEIGYCHMEKLSNLESLPGDGFEISCFPYKIKGASAGFTRAVAIFEE; this is encoded by the coding sequence ATGGCCAGACGTTTTGTTGATATCTCGGTGCCGCTGGAAACCGGCATCATCTCGGACCCGCCGATCATGCTGCCCGAGATTGAATATATGACCCACGCGCAGACCGCCGAACAGGTGATGAGCTTTTTTCCGGGTCTGAAACAGGAAGACCTTCCCGGTGGCGAAGGCTGGGCGGTCGAACGGATGACAATCGCTACCCACAACGGCACCCATCTTGACGCGCCCTATCACCACCACTCGACCATGAGTAACGGCGAGCGCGCCATTACCATCGACGAGGTGCCGCTGGAATGGTGCATGAACCCCGGCGTGAAGCTTGATTTTCGCCATTTCGCCGATGGCTATATCGTGCAGCCCGAGGATGTCGAGGCTGAACTCAAACGCATCGGACATGAGATCAAACCGCTCGATATCGTGGTGATCAACACCTCCGCTGGGGATCATTACGGCAAGCCAGATTACCTGATCAAAGGCTGCGGCATGGGGCGCGCGGCGACGATGTATCTCTTGGAGCGCGGCGTGCGCGTCACCGGCACGGATGCGTGGAGCTGGGACGCGCCGTTCCCGCTGACAGCACAGGCCTATGCCAAGAGCCATGACGCCAGCATCATCTGGGAAGGTCACCGCGCCAGCATGGAGATCGGCTATTGCCACATGGAAAAGCTGTCGAACCTCGAAAGCTTGCCGGGCGACGGCTTTGAAATCTCGTGCTTTCCCTACAAGATCAAGGGCGCCAGCGCCGGGTTTACCCGCGCCGTCGCCATATTCGAGGAGTAA